A portion of the Streptomyces erythrochromogenes genome contains these proteins:
- a CDS encoding MarR family winged helix-turn-helix transcriptional regulator encodes MSSASDTDRLLAEQLLRLTRRLHRIQKRHMVPLGITPAQSRLLRLVSHYEGEQPPRMADLAARLEVVPRAVTTLVDGLEAAECVRRVPDPANRRVIRIELTDTGRATLRRLRNARTDAAEEILAPLTADQREVLGGLLNALSDAPAERTC; translated from the coding sequence ATGAGCTCCGCCTCCGACACCGATCGCCTCCTCGCCGAACAGCTCCTGCGCCTGACGCGCAGGCTCCACCGGATCCAGAAGCGCCACATGGTGCCGCTCGGGATCACTCCCGCCCAGAGTCGGCTGCTGCGGCTCGTCTCGCATTACGAGGGCGAGCAGCCGCCCCGGATGGCGGACCTCGCCGCCCGGCTCGAGGTCGTCCCCCGCGCGGTGACCACCCTCGTCGACGGCCTGGAGGCGGCCGAGTGCGTGCGGCGCGTGCCCGACCCGGCGAACCGCCGCGTCATCAGGATCGAGCTCACCGACACCGGCCGCGCCACGCTGCGCCGTCTGCGCAACGCGCGGACCGACGCGGCGGAGGAGATCCTGGCTCCGTTGACCGCCGACCAGCGCGAGGTGCTCGGCGGTCTGCTGAACGCCCTGTCGGACGCCCCGGCGGAGCGCACCTGCTGA
- a CDS encoding ABC transporter ATP-binding protein — translation MPHDEPKWTPSKDPLDPTRPAPAEQPRELRRIVALFRPYRGRLAVVGLLVGASSLVGVASPFLLKEILDVAIPQGRTGLLSLLALGMIATAVVTSVFGVLQTLISTTVGQRVMHDLRTAVYEQLQRMPLAFFTRTRTGEVQSRIANDIGGMQATVTSTATSLVSNLTAVIATVVAMLALDWRLTLVSLLLLPVFVWISRRVGNERKRITTKRQKQMAAMAATVTESLSVSGILLGRTMGRSDSLTAAFSAESEKLVDLEVRSSMAGRWRMSTIGIVMAAMPALIYWAAGIALQTGAPSLSVGTLVAFVTLQQGLFRPAVSLLSTGVQIQTSLALFARIFEYLDLPVDITERADPVRLDRAKGEVALEGVHFAYDAENGPTLSGIDITVPAGGSLAVVGPTGSGKSTLSYLVPRLYDVTGGRVAIDGVDVRDLDFDSLARSIGVVSQETYLFHASVADNLRFAKPDATDEEIAEAARAAQIHDHIASLPDGYDTLVGERGYRFSGGEKQRLAIARTILRDPPVLILDEATSALDTRTEHAVQQAIDQLSAGRTTITIAHRLSTVRDADQIVVLDGGRIAERGTHEELIAADGRYAALVRRDRDAALAPEPPKEAQLAPVNV, via the coding sequence ATGCCACACGACGAACCGAAGTGGACCCCATCGAAAGACCCCCTCGATCCGACCCGACCCGCCCCGGCCGAACAGCCCCGCGAGCTGCGCCGGATCGTTGCGCTGTTCCGGCCCTACCGCGGCCGGCTCGCCGTCGTCGGCCTGCTCGTCGGCGCCTCCTCACTGGTCGGCGTCGCCTCGCCGTTCCTGCTGAAGGAGATCCTCGACGTCGCGATCCCGCAGGGCCGCACCGGACTGCTCAGCCTGCTCGCGCTCGGCATGATCGCCACCGCCGTCGTCACGAGCGTCTTCGGCGTGCTCCAGACGCTGATATCCACCACGGTGGGCCAGCGCGTCATGCACGACCTGCGCACCGCCGTCTACGAGCAGCTCCAGCGGATGCCGCTCGCCTTCTTCACCCGGACCCGCACCGGAGAGGTGCAGTCCCGCATCGCCAACGACATCGGCGGCATGCAGGCCACCGTCACCTCCACCGCGACCTCGCTCGTCTCCAACCTGACGGCCGTCATCGCCACCGTGGTCGCCATGCTCGCGCTCGACTGGCGGCTCACCCTGGTCTCGCTGCTCCTGCTGCCCGTCTTCGTGTGGATCAGCCGCCGGGTCGGGAACGAGCGCAAGAGGATCACGACGAAGCGGCAGAAGCAGATGGCCGCGATGGCCGCGACGGTCACCGAGTCGCTCTCGGTGAGCGGCATCCTGCTCGGCCGCACCATGGGGCGCTCCGATTCGCTCACCGCCGCCTTCTCCGCGGAGTCGGAGAAGCTCGTCGACCTCGAGGTGCGCTCCAGCATGGCCGGGCGCTGGCGGATGTCCACCATCGGCATCGTCATGGCCGCCATGCCCGCGCTCATCTACTGGGCCGCCGGCATCGCCCTCCAGACCGGTGCCCCCTCGCTCTCGGTCGGTACCCTCGTCGCCTTCGTCACCCTCCAGCAGGGACTCTTCCGGCCCGCCGTGAGCCTGCTGTCGACCGGTGTGCAGATACAGACCTCGCTGGCGCTGTTCGCCCGCATCTTCGAGTACCTCGACCTGCCGGTGGACATCACGGAGCGCGCGGACCCGGTCCGGCTGGACCGGGCCAAGGGCGAGGTCGCCCTGGAGGGCGTGCACTTCGCCTACGACGCCGAGAACGGCCCCACCCTCTCCGGGATCGACATCACCGTCCCGGCCGGCGGCTCCCTCGCCGTGGTCGGCCCGACGGGCTCCGGGAAGAGCACCCTCAGCTACCTCGTGCCACGGCTCTACGACGTCACCGGCGGGCGGGTCGCCATCGACGGGGTGGACGTGCGAGACCTCGACTTCGACTCGCTGGCCCGCTCCATCGGCGTGGTCTCCCAGGAGACCTACCTCTTCCACGCCTCGGTCGCGGACAACCTGCGCTTCGCCAAGCCGGACGCCACCGACGAGGAGATCGCCGAGGCCGCCCGCGCCGCCCAGATCCACGACCACATCGCGTCCCTGCCCGACGGTTACGACACCCTGGTCGGCGAGCGCGGCTACCGCTTCTCGGGCGGCGAGAAGCAGCGCCTCGCCATCGCCCGCACCATCCTCAGGGACCCTCCGGTGCTCATCCTCGACGAGGCCACCAGCGCCCTCGACACCCGTACCGAGCACGCCGTCCAGCAGGCCATCGACCAGCTGTCCGCGGGCCGCACCACCATCACCATCGCGCACCGCCTGTCCACCGTGCGCGACGCCGACCAGATCGTGGTCCTCGACGGCGGCCGCATAGCCGAGCGCGGCACCCACGAGGAACTCATCGCGGCGGACGGCCGGTACGCGGCCCTGGTCCGCCGGGACCGGGACGCCGCGCTCGCCCCCGAGCCGCCGAAGGAAGCGCAGCTGGCTCCAGTGAATGTATGA
- the mltG gene encoding endolytic transglycosylase MltG, which produces MSHEYRPPRRRSRLTRRGRLALFLGVLLAVGAVVLIPVLRGVQELERPRRLTIPEGWRAAQVYAAVDRELKLPPGSAKSAVPTVAPALPAEAKGNPEGYLFPATYPVTSKTTPAALLAHMVRTANEKLATKAVADGGKAHGMTPYQTATMASVIEAEAESRADMGKVARVVHNRLAKSMPLQMDSTLNYALNRNTVDTTLSDTRIDSPFNTYERQGLPPTPIDSPGLEAMAAAVAPTPGDWLYFVTVKPGDTRFSVTYAEHRKHVADFNRRRAAHAGPRTG; this is translated from the coding sequence ATGAGTCATGAGTACCGGCCGCCCCGGCGCCGATCCCGGCTCACCCGCCGGGGCCGACTGGCCCTCTTCCTCGGCGTGCTGCTCGCGGTCGGTGCGGTGGTCCTGATCCCGGTCCTGCGGGGTGTCCAGGAGCTAGAGAGACCGCGCCGGTTGACGATCCCCGAGGGCTGGCGCGCGGCCCAGGTGTACGCCGCGGTCGACCGCGAACTGAAGCTGCCGCCGGGATCCGCCAAGTCGGCGGTGCCCACGGTCGCACCGGCCCTGCCCGCGGAGGCCAAGGGCAACCCGGAGGGGTACCTCTTCCCGGCGACGTACCCGGTGACTTCGAAGACCACCCCGGCCGCACTCCTCGCCCACATGGTGCGCACGGCCAACGAGAAGCTCGCCACCAAGGCGGTGGCCGACGGCGGCAAGGCCCACGGGATGACCCCGTACCAGACGGCGACGATGGCCAGCGTCATCGAGGCGGAGGCCGAGAGCCGCGCCGACATGGGCAAGGTCGCCCGGGTGGTGCACAACCGGCTCGCGAAGTCGATGCCGCTCCAGATGGACTCCACCCTCAACTACGCGCTGAACCGCAACACCGTCGACACGACGCTGAGCGACACCCGGATCGACAGCCCCTTCAACACCTACGAACGCCAGGGCCTGCCGCCCACGCCGATCGACAGCCCGGGCCTGGAGGCGATGGCGGCGGCGGTCGCGCCGACACCGGGCGACTGGCTGTACTTCGTCACCGTCAAGCCGGGCGACACCCGCTTCTCGGTGACGTACGCGGAGCACCGGAAGCACGTGGCGGATTTCAACAGGCGCCGCGCCGCCCACGCGGGCCCGCGCACCGGCTGA
- a CDS encoding FAD-dependent oxidoreductase — translation MNYLRRDAGAGTDVDVDVVVIGAGQAGLSSAYHLKRAGLDHVVLDHAPRPGGAWQYRWPSLTYGKVHGMHALPGMELTGADPQRPSSEVVGEYFAAYEDRFGLRVRRPVDVSAVREGDGGRLRVETSAGVWSARALINATGTWDRPFWPRYPGQETFRGRQLHTANYPGPQEFAGARVIVVGGGTSAVQHLLEISEVAERTTWVTRRPPVFRDGSFGEAEGRAAVALVDERVRRGLPPQSVVSVTGLPLNEAVGAGLASGVLNRLPVFDRITAEGAAWADGSRVDADVILWATGFRAAVDHLAPLRLREPGGGIRVEGTRAVRDERIHLVGYGPSASTIGANRAGGAAVREIRSLLTREPAATPAP, via the coding sequence GTGAACTATCTGAGGCGGGACGCGGGCGCGGGCACGGATGTGGACGTGGACGTGGTGGTCATCGGGGCCGGGCAGGCGGGCCTGTCCAGCGCGTACCACCTGAAGCGCGCGGGGCTCGACCACGTGGTCCTCGACCACGCGCCCCGCCCGGGCGGGGCCTGGCAGTACCGCTGGCCGTCGCTCACCTACGGCAAGGTCCACGGCATGCACGCCCTGCCCGGCATGGAACTGACCGGCGCCGATCCGCAGCGGCCCTCGTCGGAGGTGGTCGGGGAGTATTTCGCCGCCTACGAGGACCGGTTCGGCCTGCGCGTACGGCGGCCCGTGGACGTGTCGGCCGTGCGCGAGGGGGACGGCGGACGGCTGCGCGTGGAGACCTCGGCAGGTGTCTGGTCGGCGCGGGCCCTGATCAACGCGACCGGCACCTGGGACCGGCCGTTCTGGCCGCGCTACCCGGGCCAGGAGACGTTCCGCGGCCGCCAGCTGCACACCGCGAACTACCCCGGGCCGCAGGAGTTCGCCGGTGCGCGGGTGATCGTCGTGGGGGGCGGCACGTCGGCGGTCCAGCACCTGCTGGAGATCTCCGAGGTGGCGGAGCGGACCACCTGGGTGACCCGGCGGCCCCCGGTCTTCCGCGACGGGAGCTTCGGCGAGGCCGAGGGCCGGGCCGCGGTGGCCCTGGTGGACGAGCGGGTACGCCGGGGGCTGCCGCCGCAGAGCGTGGTCAGTGTGACGGGCCTCCCGCTGAACGAGGCCGTCGGGGCCGGCCTGGCCTCGGGCGTCCTGAACCGCCTGCCCGTGTTCGACCGGATCACCGCCGAAGGCGCCGCCTGGGCCGACGGCAGCCGCGTGGACGCGGACGTCATCCTGTGGGCCACCGGGTTCCGCGCGGCCGTCGACCACTTGGCGCCGCTGCGCCTGCGCGAGCCGGGCGGCGGCATCCGCGTCGAGGGGACCCGGGCCGTCCGCGACGAACGGATCCACCTGGTCGGCTACGGCCCGTCGGCGTCGACCATCGGCGCCAACCGCGCGGGCGGCGCGGCGGTCCGCGAGATCCGCAGCCTGCTGACCCGCGAACCGGCGGCCACGCCCGCGCCCTGA
- a CDS encoding cytochrome P450 — MTATLHPGTRAGGPRRWPLLGNLPAFARDPLAFFESLRDDYGDWVPWSLGPKRNVLVSLPEHAGELLGAVESTFRPTELGWAFHQLLGDGVVVATGDDWRRKRALVQPAVRPRQVRSYAATMVECANALAGGWREGARIDVHREMAGLTQRIAVRTLFGSDAAGREAPISAAMATAQRELGAEFRGLTLFLPPWVRTPGRRRMHEAVAVLDREIEHVIREHERASAAGAERDDLLSRLLAARDEHGGPLSRKELRDESITLYIGGHETTSTTLTWAWQLLSGAPEARARLTEELDRVLGGRLPTYDDYALLPWTRQVVKETLRIYPPIWLISAVATEGATLGGRPVPAGTSVWTSPWSVHRDRRWFPDPEAFRPERWDDDAPHRVPEHAWFPFGGGPRACLGARFALVEAALVLAVLGQRFHLDSGSERAEVFPGLTLQPDRPVLATLRRPAGTPEV; from the coding sequence GTGACCGCGACCCTGCACCCGGGCACCCGCGCCGGCGGCCCGCGCCGGTGGCCCCTGCTCGGGAACCTGCCCGCCTTCGCCCGCGATCCGCTGGCCTTCTTCGAGTCCCTGCGCGACGACTACGGGGACTGGGTGCCCTGGTCCCTCGGCCCGAAGCGCAACGTGCTGGTCTCCCTGCCCGAGCACGCCGGTGAACTGCTCGGCGCCGTCGAATCCACCTTCAGGCCGACGGAACTGGGCTGGGCCTTCCACCAGTTGCTGGGTGACGGGGTGGTCGTCGCGACCGGGGACGACTGGCGGCGCAAGCGGGCCCTGGTCCAGCCGGCCGTTCGGCCGCGCCAGGTGCGCTCGTACGCCGCCACGATGGTGGAGTGCGCGAACGCGCTGGCCGGCGGCTGGCGCGAGGGCGCGCGGATCGACGTGCACCGGGAGATGGCCGGCCTCACCCAGCGGATCGCCGTTCGCACGCTGTTCGGCAGCGACGCCGCGGGCCGGGAGGCGCCCATCAGCGCCGCCATGGCCACGGCGCAGCGCGAACTGGGGGCGGAGTTCCGCGGGCTGACGCTGTTCCTGCCGCCGTGGGTGCGCACTCCCGGACGGCGCCGCATGCACGAGGCCGTGGCGGTCCTCGACCGGGAGATCGAGCACGTCATACGCGAGCACGAGAGGGCGTCGGCGGCCGGTGCGGAGCGCGACGACCTGCTCAGCCGGCTGCTGGCGGCGCGCGACGAGCACGGCGGTCCGCTGTCGCGCAAGGAGCTGCGGGACGAGTCGATCACCCTCTACATCGGCGGACACGAGACCACCTCGACCACCCTGACCTGGGCCTGGCAGCTGCTGTCGGGGGCGCCCGAGGCGCGGGCCCGGCTGACGGAGGAGCTGGACCGCGTACTCGGCGGGCGCCTGCCGACATACGACGACTACGCACTGTTGCCGTGGACCCGGCAGGTGGTCAAGGAGACGCTGCGCATCTACCCGCCGATCTGGCTGATCTCGGCGGTGGCCACCGAGGGCGCGACCCTCGGCGGGCGGCCGGTGCCGGCGGGGACGTCGGTGTGGACCAGCCCCTGGTCGGTCCACCGCGACCGGCGGTGGTTCCCGGACCCGGAGGCCTTCCGCCCCGAACGGTGGGACGACGACGCCCCGCACCGGGTGCCCGAGCACGCCTGGTTCCCCTTCGGCGGCGGACCGCGGGCCTGCCTGGGCGCACGGTTCGCGCTGGTGGAAGCCGCGCTCGTGCTGGCCGTGCTGGGACAGCGGTTCCACCTGGACAGCGGGAGCGAGCGGGCCGAGGTCTTCCCCGGCCTCACGCTCCAGCCGGACCGGCCGGTCCTGGCCACGCTGCGCCGACCCGCCGGCACCCCGGAGGTGTAG
- a CDS encoding HAD family hydrolase, whose amino-acid sequence MISVIFDLDGTLVDSEPNYYESGRRTLERHGVPDFTWEQHSRFIGIGTLETLEILKDRYGIPAPVEQLLAEQNAAYLELARTRTEVFPQMRGLVERLRAEGAAMAVASGSSREAIDAVLAGTGLDALLTTVVSAEEVAQGKPAPDVFLEAARRLGAEPGDCVVVEDAAPGARAAHAAGMGCIVVPYAAEIAGDPAFASAGLLFRGGQPEFSADAAYEWLRARSAGRTV is encoded by the coding sequence ATGATCTCCGTCATATTCGATCTCGACGGCACCCTCGTGGACAGCGAGCCGAACTACTACGAGTCCGGGCGCCGCACGCTGGAGCGGCACGGCGTCCCCGATTTCACGTGGGAGCAGCACTCCCGCTTCATCGGCATCGGCACGCTGGAGACCCTGGAGATCCTCAAGGACCGCTACGGGATCCCGGCACCGGTCGAGCAGCTCCTCGCCGAGCAGAACGCCGCCTATCTGGAGCTCGCGCGCACCCGGACCGAGGTCTTCCCGCAGATGCGGGGGCTCGTCGAAAGGCTGCGCGCCGAGGGGGCGGCGATGGCCGTGGCCTCCGGTTCCTCGCGTGAGGCGATCGACGCCGTACTGGCGGGCACCGGCCTGGACGCGCTGCTGACCACGGTCGTGTCCGCGGAGGAGGTCGCCCAGGGCAAGCCCGCCCCGGACGTGTTCCTGGAGGCGGCCCGCCGGCTGGGCGCCGAGCCGGGCGACTGCGTGGTGGTGGAGGACGCGGCGCCGGGGGCGCGGGCCGCCCACGCCGCGGGCATGGGGTGCATCGTGGTCCCGTACGCGGCGGAGATCGCGGGCGACCCGGCCTTCGCGTCCGCCGGGCTCCTCTTCCGGGGCGGGCAGCCGGAGTTCAGTGCGGACGCCGCGTACGAGTGGCTGCGCGCGCGGTCGGCGGGCAGGACCGTCTGA
- a CDS encoding Lrp/AsnC family transcriptional regulator — protein sequence MAVDELDTRILRLLIEQPRTSVREYARILGVARGTLQARLDRLERTGVITGTGPVLSPAALGHPVLAFVHIEVTQGHLDDVGDALAAVPEIIEAFSITGGGDLLTRVAARDNGHLEDVIQRLIQLPGVVRTRTEVALRERVPHRLLPLVEAVGRNARKP from the coding sequence ATGGCGGTGGACGAGCTCGACACCAGAATCCTGCGCCTGCTGATCGAGCAGCCGCGCACCAGCGTCCGTGAGTACGCCCGGATCCTCGGTGTCGCGCGCGGCACCCTCCAGGCCCGGCTGGACCGGCTGGAGCGGACGGGCGTGATCACCGGGACGGGACCGGTGCTCTCCCCCGCGGCGCTGGGCCACCCGGTGCTGGCCTTCGTGCACATCGAGGTCACCCAGGGCCATCTGGACGACGTGGGCGACGCGCTGGCCGCCGTGCCGGAGATCATCGAGGCCTTCTCCATCACCGGTGGCGGGGACCTGCTGACCCGGGTGGCCGCCCGGGACAACGGGCATCTGGAGGACGTGATCCAGCGGCTGATCCAGCTCCCCGGCGTGGTCCGCACGCGGACGGAGGTGGCGCTGCGCGAGCGGGTGCCCCACCGGCTGCTGCCACTGGTCGAAGCAGTGGGGAGGAATGCCCGCAAACCCTGA
- a CDS encoding YoaK family protein, with protein sequence MSAPEGPAGMSLSGVMDEDRKAARTAGSQLPPHMPALMVALTAVTGVIEAVSLLALGPAFTAMQTGNVLFLAFGVAQAPDLPTLPAGISLAAFVLGVFCGSHLESVTEARGRRWFVMGLIVEAGLILAAAAAAWGLVPQYGSPTPRHLAVTAVLALAMGMRNTTIMRANVPGVPTTLVTRSMTAFLGGSAMGRDAVYGYGSAGWKLRGLSVLAMFAGGVLGALLIRAGWTVGWLLLPPAAAVLVVGLAYRKQPPLHTGQAPGRERSR encoded by the coding sequence ATGTCGGCGCCGGAGGGGCCGGCGGGCATGTCACTGTCGGGCGTCATGGACGAGGACCGGAAGGCCGCGCGGACGGCCGGTTCGCAGCTCCCGCCGCACATGCCTGCGCTGATGGTCGCCCTGACCGCGGTGACCGGGGTGATCGAGGCGGTGAGCCTGCTGGCGCTCGGGCCCGCCTTCACGGCGATGCAGACCGGCAACGTGCTGTTCCTGGCCTTCGGCGTCGCGCAGGCGCCCGACCTGCCGACCCTGCCCGCCGGGATCTCGCTGGCCGCGTTCGTCCTCGGGGTGTTCTGCGGCTCCCACCTGGAGTCCGTGACGGAGGCCCGCGGGCGCCGCTGGTTCGTCATGGGCCTCATCGTCGAGGCCGGGCTGATCCTGGCCGCAGCCGCGGCGGCGTGGGGACTGGTGCCGCAGTACGGGTCGCCGACCCCGCGGCACCTGGCGGTGACGGCGGTCCTGGCGCTGGCGATGGGCATGCGCAACACCACGATCATGCGGGCGAACGTGCCGGGGGTGCCGACGACGCTGGTCACCCGGTCCATGACGGCCTTCCTCGGCGGCTCCGCCATGGGGCGCGACGCCGTCTACGGATACGGGTCGGCCGGCTGGAAACTGCGCGGCCTGTCCGTCCTCGCCATGTTCGCCGGCGGGGTCCTGGGGGCGCTGCTGATCCGGGCCGGCTGGACGGTCGGCTGGCTGCTGCTCCCGCCCGCCGCCGCGGTGCTGGTGGTGGGCCTGGCCTACCGCAAGCAGCCCCCACTGCACACCGGGCAGGCTCCTGGCCGGGAACGATCGCGGTGA
- a CDS encoding histidine phosphatase family protein — MSDLLLVRHGETAWSANGRHTGRTDIPLTARGVEEAICLAPYFRDRRPALVLTSPLRRAVATAELAGLPGAGIDSDLYEWDYGGYEGITTAEIHRTTPDWSLWTHGVPPGDADHPGESAAQVGARADRVLARVAPVLRGDGGDVVLVAHGHFLRVLTARYLRLEPEYGRLFLLRTGTVSTLSTERGLPVIAGWNARS; from the coding sequence GTGAGTGATCTTTTGCTGGTGCGGCACGGTGAGACCGCCTGGAGCGCCAATGGGCGGCACACCGGGCGCACCGACATCCCGCTGACCGCACGCGGGGTGGAGGAGGCCATCTGCCTGGCCCCCTACTTCCGGGACCGGCGACCGGCCCTGGTGCTGACCAGCCCGCTGCGCCGGGCCGTCGCCACCGCCGAGCTCGCCGGGCTCCCCGGCGCCGGCATCGACTCCGACCTGTACGAGTGGGACTACGGCGGCTACGAGGGCATCACCACCGCGGAGATCCACCGGACCACGCCCGACTGGTCCCTCTGGACGCACGGCGTCCCGCCCGGCGACGCGGACCACCCCGGCGAGAGCGCCGCCCAGGTGGGCGCCCGGGCGGACCGGGTCCTGGCCCGGGTCGCCCCCGTGCTCCGCGGGGACGGCGGCGACGTGGTGCTCGTCGCCCACGGCCACTTCCTGCGCGTCCTGACCGCCCGCTACCTGCGCCTGGAGCCGGAGTACGGCCGGCTCTTCCTGCTGCGTACGGGCACCGTCAGCACGCTCTCGACGGAGCGCGGACTCCCGGTGATCGCGGGTTGGAACGCCCGCTCCTGA
- a CDS encoding APC family permease, which translates to MSHDGAGDGPGTPTQEAGLKANAIGFLDALVIGLNSTSPAYSLAAVLGPIVALVGIYAPGVMLASFVPMLLIAAAFYYLNKVDQDCGTTFSWVTRAMGPWAGWLGGWAIAMTGVLVIGSLADVAVNFGLLAFGLDDWAANAWIRQGLTVAVILAMTAICVIGTELSAHLQDILILAQVFFLLAFAVVALYRIYAGTSTLEEIEPSLSWLNPFGAGGAALTGGLLLGVFMYWGWESAVNLTEEVENSATAPGKAGIWSTVILLVTYLSVGFAVVGYAGTVFLAENAAEEEAIFAVLAHEVMGGWDWVVLLAVCTSALASTQTTIIPASRTALSMARRHALPPHLAHIHPRFRTPDVSTWWVAGIAIGWYLVVNQISENALLDSLTALSLLIAFYYALTGLACAVYYRRHLMESPHNLLLIGVGPVVGAGLLIWLLIESIGDMSNPENSASGVSWFGLGPPLVIGLAIALVGVLVMCFWRVRDGRFWQERRGVVDPALVHTRKR; encoded by the coding sequence ATGAGCCATGACGGTGCGGGCGACGGCCCCGGTACGCCCACCCAGGAAGCGGGGCTCAAGGCCAACGCGATCGGCTTCCTCGACGCGCTCGTGATCGGCCTGAACTCGACCTCGCCCGCCTACTCCCTCGCCGCCGTCCTCGGGCCGATCGTGGCCCTGGTCGGGATCTACGCGCCGGGCGTCATGCTGGCCTCCTTCGTGCCGATGCTGCTCATCGCGGCCGCCTTCTACTACCTGAACAAGGTCGACCAGGACTGCGGGACGACCTTCTCCTGGGTGACCCGGGCCATGGGCCCGTGGGCGGGCTGGCTCGGCGGCTGGGCGATCGCCATGACGGGCGTGCTGGTCATCGGCTCGCTCGCGGACGTCGCCGTCAACTTCGGCCTGCTCGCCTTCGGACTGGACGACTGGGCCGCCAACGCCTGGATCCGGCAGGGCCTCACCGTCGCGGTGATCCTGGCCATGACCGCGATCTGCGTCATCGGCACCGAGCTGTCGGCCCACCTCCAGGACATCCTCATCCTCGCCCAGGTCTTCTTCCTCCTGGCCTTCGCGGTGGTCGCCCTCTACCGCATCTACGCCGGCACCAGCACCCTGGAGGAGATCGAGCCGAGCCTCAGCTGGCTCAACCCCTTCGGCGCCGGCGGCGCCGCCCTCACCGGCGGACTGCTGCTCGGCGTGTTCATGTACTGGGGCTGGGAGTCCGCGGTCAACCTCACCGAGGAGGTCGAGAACTCCGCGACGGCACCCGGCAAGGCCGGGATCTGGTCCACGGTGATCCTCCTGGTCACCTACCTGTCCGTGGGCTTCGCGGTCGTCGGCTACGCCGGCACCGTCTTCCTCGCCGAGAACGCCGCCGAGGAGGAGGCCATCTTCGCCGTCCTCGCCCACGAGGTCATGGGCGGCTGGGACTGGGTGGTGCTCCTCGCCGTCTGCACCTCCGCACTCGCCTCCACCCAGACCACGATCATCCCGGCCTCCCGCACCGCCCTGTCCATGGCCCGCCGCCACGCGCTGCCCCCGCACCTCGCGCACATCCACCCGCGGTTCCGGACCCCGGACGTGAGCACCTGGTGGGTGGCCGGCATCGCCATCGGCTGGTACCTCGTCGTCAACCAGATCAGCGAGAACGCGCTCCTGGACTCGCTCACCGCGCTGTCCCTGCTCATCGCCTTCTACTACGCGCTCACCGGCCTGGCCTGCGCCGTCTACTACCGCCGCCACCTGATGGAGAGCCCGCACAACCTCCTGCTCATCGGCGTCGGCCCGGTGGTCGGCGCCGGTCTGCTGATCTGGCTGCTGATCGAGTCGATCGGCGACATGTCGAACCCGGAGAACTCGGCGAGCGGCGTCTCCTGGTTCGGACTCGGCCCGCCGCTCGTCATCGGGCTCGCGATCGCCCTCGTCGGCGTGCTCGTCATGTGCTTCTGGCGGGTACGGGACGGCCGGTTCTGGCAGGAGCGCCGCGGAGTGGTCGACCCCGCCCTCGTCCACACCCGGAAGCGCTGA
- a CDS encoding universal stress protein, with protein MSVVLGYDESPGAERALQVALEVATAFGEPLVLVYGAAAPGPTGEESRAHREAVRQAGRSALAHAVQEADAAGVPSTVEVADEKPAQALLDAARRHDARVIIVGSWGDSPMRGALLGSTPHKLLHLSPIPVLCVPTESTPR; from the coding sequence ATGTCCGTGGTCCTCGGATACGACGAATCCCCCGGTGCCGAGCGGGCCCTGCAGGTCGCGCTGGAGGTGGCCACCGCCTTCGGCGAACCCCTCGTCCTCGTCTACGGGGCGGCCGCCCCGGGCCCCACCGGCGAGGAGTCCCGCGCCCACCGGGAAGCCGTCCGCCAGGCGGGCCGCAGCGCCCTCGCGCACGCCGTCCAGGAGGCCGACGCCGCCGGCGTGCCCTCGACGGTCGAGGTGGCCGACGAGAAGCCGGCCCAGGCTCTGCTCGACGCCGCCCGCCGCCACGACGCCCGCGTCATCATCGTCGGCAGCTGGGGCGACAGCCCGATGCGCGGCGCCCTGCTCGGCTCCACCCCGCACAAGCTCCTGCACCTCTCGCCGATCCCCGTGCTGTGCGTACCGACGGAGAGCACGCCGCGATGA